AACTTCTCTGCCCGCTTCCGCAGGGTGCCGTCCACCCCCGGCCCACTGGCAAACTGGAAGAAGTCCTGGGGGAGAGCAGGGAAATGGAGAGTTAGAGGCGCGAGACACCTTAAGGAATGTAGGCCACACTCAGTAGATCACCTGCTGGGTGCGGACGAACAAAGACGATTCAACATGTACAATCAATGGGAAATTAATAGAAAATGGCAGACAATGTTTTGTGGCCAGATGCGATAGGACCAATGATGTGTATAACCCCTAGATGACTGACTGTTTTGAAGCTACAGCACCCAGAAATTTTTTcactagattcagccacgggatgaattttgatggagggaacagggggagGAAAAGTATTAAGTATTGTTTCTTCATCGTTAGTAATGTAGTCCCTTGTGAATCTGGTGATGCAATTAATCGTTTCCCGACCTGAGAAATGTGCCATTTAAGTCGCTTTCATTATTTACCAAAAATGTGTGTGAAGGTACCAAATTAAGCCAACTAGATAGTGCTGTTCCTGACACCTTTTTctcatggaattgttttaagaaagtCAAGGATAATtcagctatttgattttgaatttttaAATCCCTTGAAGTACAGCCCCAGTCAAGAGTTGACACACCTTCATTCGAgggttttaatttattttaaatgtattatctacattgtagaataatagcgaagacatcaaaactatgaattaacacatatcgaataatgtagtaaccaaaaagtgtttaacaattcaaaatgtattttatatttgagattcttcaaagtagccatcctttgccctaatgacagctttgcattatcttaaccagcttcacctttAATGCTTtactaacagtcttgaaggagttcacacatTTCTTATGAAAAATGTTTTGGCCTTACTGATCTTCGCCCCAAAAAACACATTGAAAAcatattcactacatggaacagataGTCCCCCCCGTAAAAAGAAATCTGAAGGAAGGTTGTTTCTCAACTCTGTCCAAACATGTATTTAACACTTTATTTTACTAAACAGTCTCCAAatatatacttccattcatttttacaTTGGTAACGGGGGACATTCAGGCGAGTCTTGAGGCATGTGGGCGTCCtagacatgtacagttgaagtcagaagtttacatacaccatagccaaatacatttaaactcagtttgtcacaattcctgacataaaatcctagtaaaaattccctgtcttaggtcagttaggatcaccactttattttaagaatgtgaaatgtcagaataatagaataatagtagagaatgatatatttcagtttttatttctttcatcacattcccagtgggtcagaagtttacatacactcaattagtatttggtagcattgcttttaaatggtttaacttgggtcaaacatttcaggtagccttccacaagcttcccacaataagttgggtgaattttggtccattcctcctgacagagctggtgtaaccgagtcaggtttgtaggcctccttgctcacacaggcttttcagttctgcctacacattttctataggattgaggtcagggatttgtgatggccactccaataccttgactttgttgtccttaagccattttgccacaactttgaaagtatgcttggggtcattgtccatttggaattcCCATTTGAGATCAAGCTGtaacttcctgaccgatgtcttgatgttgcttcaatacatccacctaatgatgccatctattttgtgaagtgcaccagtccctcctgcagcaaagcaccaccacaacatgaggctgccacccccgtgtttcacggttgggatggtgttctttggcttgcaagcctcccccttcaaacataactatggtcattatggccaaacagttctatttttgtttcatcagaccagaggacatttctctttTCTCCACAAAGTATGATTTTtttctccccatgtgcagttgcaaaacgtagtctgtTTATTTATGGCGATTTTGTagccatggttgatgatattactagatattatctagcgtgtcatgcgttgcatataatctgactgagcggtggtaggcagaagcaggcgcgtaaacattcattcaaacagcactttagtgtgTTTtgtcagcagctcttcgttgtgcgtcaagcattgcgctgtttatgacttcaagcctatcaactcccgagatgtggctggtgtaaccgatgggaaatggctggctagttagcacgcgctaatagcatttcaaacgtcactcgctcagagccttctagtagttgttccccttgctctgcatgggtaacgctgcttcgagggtggctgttgtcgttgtgttgctggttcgagcccagggaggagcgaggagagggacggaagctatactgttccactggcaatactaaagtgcctataagaacatccaatagtcaaaggttaatgaaatacaaatggtagagggaATTAGTCctataatgactacaacctaaaacttcttacctgggaatattggaGACTcatgttaacctcttgctcctactgagacgcttgcgtcccatttagagctctggaaatgcaaatgcgctacgctaaatgctaatagtattagttaaaactcaaacgttcattaaaatacacatgcagtgtattgaattaaagctacactcgttgtgaatccaggcaccaagtcagatttttaaaatgcttttcggcgaaagcgtgagaagctattatctgatagcatgtaacaccacaaaagacccgcaggggacgtaaacaaaataattagcatattcggcgctacacaaaccgcacaataaaatagaaaacattcattacctttgaccatcttctttgttggcactcctagatgtcccataatcactattgggtctttttttcgattaaattggtccatatatagcctagatatcgttatatgtagactgtgtgatcaacgaaaaaaaacagcgtttcataacgtaacttcattttttaaaattcaaaaagtcgacgataaactttgacaaaacacttcgaaatacttttgtaatgcaactttaggtattagtacacgttaataagcgataaaattcatcaggaaggCGATGTAAAATCCTTAGCTGTCGTCTGGAAAAAAATGTCCACAGAAGGCTCGACAAAAAGAGCTGGGCGGAGACTTGGGGGAAGTGGTTCCCttgattcggttcaaccaagaatcaaagctgaatcaaatgacaagactctagacaatgTGTGGAAGCTGGAGGCGTTGAAATCTCGGTCTTatgtaattcggttcactttgaacaattgctggaagtggggcaaggatatttatttccattttctgtgatcaggttttcctgcgcttttcgatgaaactgccgttctggtaaagccacagcagtgatttaaccagttttataaacgtctgagtgttttctatccacacatactaatcatatgcatatactaatCATacgcatatactatattcctggcatgagtagcagggcgctgaaatgttgcgcgatttttaacagaatgttcgaaaaagtagaaggaagaggttaaaagggaccaccagctttcatatgttctcatgttctgagcaaggaactgaaacgttagctttcttacatagcacatattgcactttcactttcttctccaacactttgtttttgcattatttaaacaaaattgaacacgtttcattatttacttgaggctaaattgattttattgatgtattatattaagttaaaataagtgttcattcagtattgttgtaattgtcattattacaaatgtaaaaaaaaaatattttaaaaaattgtatttattattatttaatcggacgattaatcggtatcgtcttttttggtcctctaataatcggtatcggtgttgaaaaatcataatcggtcgacctctagtttggaCACCAATgatgattttgtgagaagaccgatttacAGAATGTCTTATGGTCTGACTAACACAACAGCAAATCACCGCAGATGCAGAAGTGGGAAAtgcagtggattgagatgcatccaatacaaaaaatatatatctctagcttaaactgacagatttcaTGGTGATGTTCTTATTACACTAATTGAATTTCCACGGGGAGATCGACTCTCGGGGTTAAATGGATCACAACATTTACTTTGTAACTTCGGGTAGAAAATGACCAAATTCACAGGAAATACATTACAAAGGATGAAGAAGCAATATTTCAAATGCAActttataataaaataaaaataaaaaaattcccAGGACCCTGCTTTTCAAAGATTCATGCCAGCTCACCTGTAGCGTGGAGGTGAGGAAGTTGTCCTGGGACACGATGTCGACAAAGAAGTCTGGAGGTATCTCTCCCAGCTGGTGGTAGAGCACAGCGATGAGGCCCAGGTACAGATCCCGGCGCTGACGCATGGCCTCCTCACTGCGACACAGCAGGGCTAGAAGGCGCTTCCAGTGCTCAAAGCCCTCGTACACATTCCCAATGAGGAAACACACAAAAGCAAACTGCAGCTCACCtggaagggggaggcagggagagaaggGCAAGgagcaaagagggagagagaaagagagagagaagatgcgcAATCAGTCAGACAGTTTATTATCAACTGGTAATGAACTCAAAACAATAGACATATACAGTTTATTTTACACCTCTATATAAAGTAAAGACTGTCCTTGTCAGTTTTCCCATCAAATGTGGTTTATAGTGGTTAAGGATTGGCAGCTGAGGGAGAAATATGACCAACAGCAGGGCTctaatcatatatatatatatatatatagcatcaCACGAACATTGTTACAAAATAATATACAAACATCACATATGACAAAACACCCAACTGCTGTCTATACAATTCTAGTCTATGTTCCAAATCAACTGCTCCATAAATTCATATAAACTGGTCAAATATACCAAAGGTCTCCCTTCTCACTCACCCAGCACGTTGAGTGGCTGCTGCTGGTGATGTTTCTCTAGCATACTGTCCAGGGCATAGCTCAGGTCCAGGCTGCACTGGGTGATCTGGGCTGGGGTGGCCCCAGGAGGGTAGGTCTGCTTGGGGATGGGGGAGAACCTCAGCTCAGTCCCCTCTCTTGGCTTCATCCTGGGAAGCCTGTCCAGGCCCTCCCTCATGCTCTGACACTCTGTGTCGTTCCTGGGCAGGTTCTGTTCGTCGCGATCCTTGGTGTGTGTGAGCTGGAGCTCTGGGATCACGTCGCTGAAGGCACACACACGCCCAGAGAGAGGCTGCAGCCTGGTGGCCAGCTCCTGGTTCACCCTGTCAGTTAGGGAGACCCATTTCCGCATCACCTCGTACGGGTAGGGCCCCAGGAAAGGGTCCAGGTCTCGTAGTTCTGCGCGGACCCGACCCACCTCATCTTCATTCTGTGTGGCAGAGAAGTCCAGATCCTCCTCTTTGGGGTCCCAGTGGGCCAGCAGGATCTCTCTGGGCTTCAGGGTGAGGAAGAGGCCTGTTCTCGGACCTGTTTCACCCCCGCGGTCTGGTGCGTTAGAGGAGCAGTAGTGGAGGAAGTGGAGACCTGGTGGGATCATCTTCACCCCGCGGAAGCGAGGCCCGACCTGCCAGCTCTTGTAGTCAATGCCCAGCTCAGTGCCCTCGGGAACCCCCAGCAGTACCACGGTCGCCCCCTCCTCAAACAACCCCCGTGCCACCTCGGGATCCATGTCCACCGTTGCCATGGCTGTTCCCACAGTGATAGGAATGGATCAAtacagacgttagctagctagttcttTGAACGTCATGCTTCATTATTACTAAACAAGTAAGCTACATACCAGATCTGTTATACTTTATTATGCTTTGAGCTAGCAAGCTAGATAGCGAGCTCTAGTAGCCAACGTTCGATTGCTAGCGTTAACTAAACAAGCCAAATATTCTGAATTGAACTCCATTGATAACGTTAGCTGCTTGCCCAAATGTACCCTGAACGTGCAAATAAGGTTAACATACTTAACTAAAACACTACAGTCGTGTTTCGATAAATAAGAAGTTTCCAAAAAATGCACTGTACCTGAAAGTTCAGTAGTTGCGTTCACGTTACTAGTTGGTGCAACATTACTGTGCGTGCCTAAAATATTTCCCCAATAAACAAAAACCTAGAACGAGAACAGTTCCGGAAGGTATGCAACTTCGGAAGAACTTCgtcttatttaaaaaatatatatatatattgcatcACACGAACAttgtacacaacaatatacaaacATCACATATGACAAAACACCCAACCccaaaattaaaataataataaataaaactaGAAAGACACAAAGCAAGTATGTTACACTATAGACAAGTTACATCTTGACAAATACTGTAAACATGTATTTGATCATTTGCTATTTACACTTTTCACTGATGTTATATAATATTCTAAATCACATTTTTCccaataaaagtaacaaatccACAATGTATTGGAAGTcattgtgtatgtactgtatgtaaaataAACAATTATATCAAACGTGGTAATGCTTACAGGTTTACTTATCTcatcattaatatacatgttcaTATCTGTCAAAAATATGTCACTATGCAAACGACAAAATAATTTTCCAATTCACAAAAGCTATATTCATTTTCTACGTTACATTAACATATTTAGAAACACAGCTATTACAATGATAACATTTGTGAAGGATCTTGTAAGAGACTTCTCTTACTTTATTACTTATCaaatatttcaaatcaaatcaaattgatttatatagcccttcgtacatcagctgatatctcaaagtgctgtacagaaactcagcctaaaaccccaaacagcaagcaatgcaggtgtagaagaacggtggctaggaaaaactccctagaaaggccaaaacctaggaagaaacctagagaggaaccaggctatgtggggtggccagtcctcttctggctgtgccgggtggagattataacagaacatggccaagatgttaaaatgttcataaatgaccagcatggtccaataataataaggcagaacagttgaaactggagcagcagcacagccagatggactggggacagcaaggagtcatcatgtcaggtagtcctgaggcatggtcctagggcctaTATGGTCCTATATTTATGTGGATTAGTCCACACATGCTGCCATTTCACATCAAATTAAGATGC
The sequence above is a segment of the Oncorhynchus nerka isolate Pitt River linkage group LG20, Oner_Uvic_2.0, whole genome shotgun sequence genome. Coding sequences within it:
- the LOC115102881 gene encoding protein AAR2 homolog, encoding MATVDMDPEVARGLFEEGATVVLLGVPEGTELGIDYKSWQVGPRFRGVKMIPPGLHFLHYCSSNAPDRGGETGPRTGLFLTLKPREILLAHWDPKEEDLDFSATQNEDEVGRVRAELRDLDPFLGPYPYEVMRKWVSLTDRVNQELATRLQPLSGRVCAFSDVIPELQLTHTKDRDEQNLPRNDTECQSMREGLDRLPRMKPREGTELRFSPIPKQTYPPGATPAQITQCSLDLSYALDSMLEKHHQQQPLNVLGELQFAFVCFLIGNVYEGFEHWKRLLALLCRSEEAMRQRRDLYLGLIAVLYHQLGEIPPDFFVDIVSQDNFLTSTLQDFFQFASGPGVDGTLRKRAEKFKAHLTKKFRWDFEVDPDDCDPVVVELPEGVTLD